One window from the genome of Nicotiana sylvestris chromosome 9, ASM39365v2, whole genome shotgun sequence encodes:
- the LOC104234482 gene encoding uncharacterized protein: MRNLERQMGQLASAQITRPAGALPSDTEANPKASLNAVSLRNGRELEEVQSKKRKQVQINIPLVYFLQEPPKYAKYTKDIAANKSRLTEFKTVALTEESSSRIQGKLPQKLKDPGCFTIQISISKHVVGRAFYDLGESINLMLLSMFRQLGLGDPRPTIVILKLVDCSLAHPEGMIEDVLVQVGSFMFQDDFIILDHEPDQEVPFILGRPFLATGRAIVDVCNGRMTIRLPAYYEELSMIHVVESDSTSLMPYTSLQDPLERYLIGDEEDSKDVMKGEIEQVLDMSNNYVHGFGKFEELDRPITLIPPKPSIEKAPKLELKPLPVHLHYAYLGNSETLSVIIYSSLTNTQEEKLPSVLREHKKAIG; encoded by the exons ATGAGAAATTTGGAGCGCCAAATGGGACAGCTTGCCAGTGCTCAAATCACTAGACCAGCTGGAGCTCTTCCAAGTGACACTGAAGCTAATCCTAAGGCATCCCTTAATGCCGTGTCGTTGAGGAATGGGagagaattagaagaagttcaGTCTAAAAAGAGGAAACAG GTTCAAATTAATATTCCATTGGTTTACTTCTTACAAGAACCACCCAAATATGCAAAGTACACCAAGGACATAGCGGCAAATAAAAGCAGGCTAACCGAGTTCAAAACTGTGGCACTCACTGAGGAGTCCAGTTCAAGAATTCAGGGCAAGTTACCTCAGAAATTGAAGGATCCAGGTTGTTTCACGATCCAAATCTCGATTAGTAAACATGTTGTTGGGCGAGCTTTTTATGATCTTGGAGAGAGCATCAATTTGATGCTGCTATCTATGTTCAGACAATTGGGGTTGGGAGATCCACGCCCAACAATAGTTATCTTAAAGTTGGTTGATTGCTCCCTTGCTCATCCTGAGGGAATGATTGAAGATGTGTTAGTTCAAGTGGGTTCTTTCATGTTCCAGGatgatttcattatcttggatcACGAGCCTGATCAGGAAGTCCCATTTATTTTAGGGCGTCCATTCTTAGCCACAGGCCGAGCTATTGTCGATGTCTGCAATGGAAGGATGACAATAAGA TTACCAGCCTACTATGAAGAGCTATCCATGATACATGTGGTGGAAAGTGATTCTACATCATTAATGCCTTACACAAGCCTCCAAGATCCTCTTGAACGATATTTGATTGGGGATGAAGAAGATAGTAAAGATGTAATGAAGGGAGAAATTGAGCAGGTACTTGATATGTCCAATAATTATGTCCATGGGTTTGGAAAATTTGAGGAGTTGGACAGACCTATCACTCTGATCCCTCCGAAGCCATCTATTGAAAAAGCCCCAAAGCTAGAACTTAAGCCTCTACCAGTGCACCTGCATTATGCTTATTTAGGGAACTCTGAGACATTGTCCGTGATTATATACTCTAGCTTGACTAACACTCAAGAAGAAAAATTGCCCAGTGTACTCCGAGAGCATAAAAAGGCTATTGGCTAG